A window of Chryseobacterium shandongense genomic DNA:
CAATGGTAATCGGAAATGTGATTCCTATAAAAACCATTAGTCTGATCATTTCCGGAGTAGCATATTGTAAGGGCAGTTCCATAAAATAAAGTTTGATGAATCCGTCCAGAAAGTGAGTGTAAGGCATGATATCCGCATAAACCTGATCATACCATGGCATTGCCCATCGCGGAAACGTAAATCCGCTGAATACAAATGCAGGCGAAGTAAAAAACAAGGCTACATCCACCACAAAAAGCAAATTATTTGAAATAGCAGAGAGCATCATCCCGATTCCTATGCATGAAAGAGCCAGTAAAGTATATACAATGAAAAAGCTGAAATACGTCTGCGGTTTCCACAAATCGAAAACCGGAAACACAACAAAACTGATGAGGATAAATAAAATCCATGCAATGCAAAGATGGGCCAGCATTTTTCCGATAACGATCTGCGAAGATGAAGTCGAAATTTTCAGAAGGCTGTCGATGGTTTCTTTTTTAAATTCAAGATTGAGGATGAGTACGGAAGCCACAATTAATGCCATCTGCAATCCAACGGTTACCAGTCCGGGAGTAAGATACAGTTGATAATTGAATTCCGGATTATAGAGAACTGTGGTGTTCAGTTTAATGGGTTGTACCAGCGTATTGGCTTTATCAGCAGCCATTCCCTGTTTTTC
This region includes:
- a CDS encoding ABC transporter permease yields the protein MKEISIIMVREWKRIFSIPNFYVVLLVIPPIIFLFYGFIYQKQFARELPMAVWDEDGSSVSRTLTDMMEQNENIHFTQVVFSNAEIEKLMKEGKIFGAVHFPKNMEADAKKNHQSNITLYTNDAYLVPAKMIYKGAAEIIIKGGLAVVLQKAEKQGMAADKANTLVQPIKLNTTVLYNPEFNYQLYLTPGLVTVGLQMALIVASVLILNLEFKKETIDSLLKISTSSSQIVIGKMLAHLCIAWILFILISFVVFPVFDLWKPQTYFSFFIVYTLLALSCIGIGMMLSAISNNLLFVVDVALFFTSPAFVFSGFTFPRWAMPWYDQVYADIMPYTHFLDGFIKLYFMELPLQYATPEMIRLMVFIGITFPITIVLFQRKINQYLKTLQS